In Alcaligenes faecalis, the sequence TCTCCCTCTACCATGATGAATGCATTTACCTGGCCTGTGCCAAGCGATGTTCGCCTGATTCCACTACCTGCCCTGAACGACAACTATATATGGGCTTTAAGTCGAAACGGTCACGCCCTGGTTGTGGACCCCGGTCAGGCCGCCCCGGTTCTGGATTGGCTGGAACGCGAGTCCTTACAACTGGATGCCATTTTACTGACACACCACCACGGTGACCACGTTGGAGGTGTCATGGATATCCTGGCCAGGCACCCGGCCCGCGTCTGGGGCCCGGCACACGAGCGTCTGCCCACCTGTGACGTGCGTGTCGGCCAGTCCGACAAGGTCGAATTACCCACGCTGGAACTGACGCTGGACGTGCTGGACATCCCCGGCCATACCGCCGGACACGTTGCGTACTTTGGTCAAAATGAGGTAAAACAGCCCTTTGTTTTCTGTGGTGATACCTTGTTTGCTGCTGGTTGCGGACGCCTCTTTGAAGGCACCCCGGCACAAATGACGGATTCCCTGGGCAAGTTGGCAAAACTGCCATCGGACACCCTGATCTGCTGTGCGCACGAATACACTTTATCCAATTTACGCTGGGCTCTACAGGTAGAGCCGGACAATCCCCAACTGCATGAACGTTGGGAACAGGATAATCTCAAGCGTCAGCAAAACTTGCCTACGGTGCCCTCCACCTTGAAAACAGAATTGGCTACCAATCCGTTTCTGCGTTGCGAGACGACTGCTGTTATCAAGGCTGCCGAGCACCATGCCGCCCGGTCCCTTAATAATCCTGTCGAGGTATTTGCCAGCCTGCGCGACTGGAAAAACAATTTCTGAAGATTCCGCAATGAACCTAATGAGACTTTTTGCGCTGCTATGCGCTTTCGTGCTGGCAGGCTGCGCCACAGGCCCCAAGGTCAGCCCTCAAAAAGCCGCCAAGACTTCCACCAGCATTGCCGCCGATACGTCTCGCACCATTGATCTGACCCACCCACCCAAAGACGCGTGGGACCGGATGCGCCGGGGTTTCTCCATCCCCAATCTGCATACCGATCTGGTTGATTACTGGACCAATTACTACGCTTCGCACCCCGAATCCATCCGTACCATGAGCCAGCGCGCCTCGCGCTATCTGTACCACATCATGGACGAGCTTGATGCCCGCGGTCTGCCTTCCGAACTGGCCTTGCTGCCTTTTGTGGAAAGTGCCTATAACCCCGTGGCTTACTCCCGCTCCCACGCCTCCGGCCTGTGGCAGTTCATCCCCAGCACCGGCACGCAATACAAGCTGGAGCAGAACTGGTGGGTAGACCAGCGCCGCGACCCGGTCGAGTCCACCCGCGCTGCTCTGGACTACCTGTCTTACTTGTACGAATTCCAGGGCGACTGGTATTTGGCTCTGGCTTCCTACAACTGGGGTGAGGGTTCGGTACGTCGTGCCATGGAGCGCAACGAACAGGCTGACCTGGACGTTGACTACCTATCGCTGAAGATGCCGGACGAAACACGCAATTACGTCCCCAAACTGCAAGCCATCAAGAATATCGTCGCCAACCCGGAGCGTTATGGCATCACCCTGCCTCCGGTCAGCAACACACCGTATTTCACCGCCGTGCGCAAGAACAAGGACATTGACGTAGCCCTTGCCGCTGAACTGGCTGAAATCTCCGTGGACGAATTCAAGGCCCTGAACGCCGCCCACAATCGCCCCACGATCCCCGCTGATCGCGGCACCTTGCTGCTGCCCGCCAACAAGGTAGATATTTTCAATGCAAATCTGGCGGCCTACCAAGGCAAGCTCAGCAACTGGAAAGCCTACCAATCCAAGCGTGGCGAAAGCTACCTGTCCATTGCCCAGCGCCACGGCATTACCTTGTCGCAGTTGCGCTCCATCAATGGTCTGGGCAGCAAGAGCACCAAGGCCGTCGCCCAGACGCTGCTGGTGCCCAGCACCACCCTGGGTGAAGGCAGCCTGCAACTGGCCTCCTTGACCAATACACCGGCCGCCCCCGTGGCCCAGACCGCCAGCCGTGCACGTGTGCAAACGGCCAGCGTCAACCGCAAGAATGACACTGTTGTTTTGCGTCGCGGCGCCAATGTGCGCACCCATACGGTTCGACAGGGCGATACACTCTACGCCTTGGCCAAACGGTACGACACTTCGGTGGCTGAACTGCGACGCCTGAACAATATCAAAGGCAACTCTCTTTCCAGGGGGACACGTTTGCGTGTTCCTGGTTCCAATATTCGTGGCTAAGTCCACCCACTAATTACATAAAGGATTTTCAGCATGGGTTTCCTGCAAGGAAAACGCATCCTGGTCACAGGCGTCCTCTCGAATCGCTCTATTGCTTACGGGATTGCGCAAGCATGTCGCCAACAAGGTGCTGATATTGCCCTGACTTATGTGGGCGAGCGTTTCAAGGAACGCGTAGAAGGCTTTGCCAAAGAACTGGGCACGGATATCGTGCTGCCCTGTGACGTGTCCGAAGACGATCAGATCGAACAAGCCATGGCCTCGCTGGGCGAGCGCTGGGACGGCCTGGACGGTCTGGTGCACTCCATTGGTTTTGCGCCTCGCGAAGCCATTGCAGGCAACTTCCTGGATGGCCTGTCGCGCGAATCGTTCCGCATTGCGCAAGACATCTCGGCCTACAGCTTCCCCGCACTGGCCAAGGCTGCCCTGCCCTTGCTCAAAGGCCGCAAGAGCTCGGTGCTGACCCTGACCTACCTGGGCGCTGAAAAAGCCATCCCCAACTACAACACCATGGGTGTCGCCAAGGCTGCTTTGGAAGCTTCCGTGCGTTACCTGGCTGTGGCTCTGGGCGAGTACGGCATTCGTGCCAACGCCATCTCGGCCGGTCCTATCAAGACTCTGGCTGCCAGCGGCATCAAGGACTTCTCCACCATTCTGAAATTCGTAGAGACGCACGCTCCCTTGCAGCGCAACGTCACCATCGAAGAAGTGGGCAATGTCGCCTCCTTCCTGATGTCCGAATTGGCCAGCGGTATCACGGGCGAAATCACGCACGTTGACGCCGGCTTTAACTGCATCGTCCCTGGCATGCAGGAATAAGGCTTCACGCCTTGTTGGGAATAAAAATAGCGGCCTTGGCCGCTATTTTTTATTGCCCAGGAACTTCCAGACAAAACCTGCGCAGCTTGCTGTGTGCAGCTGGAGATAGGATCCGAACAGGTCCTGCCCAAGTCAGGTAAATCCGGACACAAGCAAGTCAGGCAAGACAGACAGTCCTGTAAGGCTCTGGCGAATCAATCGCCCTGCGCCCCCTCTTCCACAAAGTCGCTGCGCAAAATGCCATGCCGCTGCAACTTGTCGTAAAAGGTTTTGCGCGGGATACGCAGATCCTGCAAGGTCGCCTTGATATCGCCACGATGGCGCGCCAGGGCCTGCCGTATCTGCTGCGACTCGAACTGCTCCATGCGGGCGGGCAGGCTCAAATCCTCGCTTTCCAGCTCCTTGATATCCGGATGCTGCACACCCAGCACCTCACGCTGCGCAAAGTGTGCCAGCTCGCGCACATTGCCCGGCCAGTGATGTGACTGCATATAGGCCAGACTG encodes:
- the gloB gene encoding hydroxyacylglutathione hydrolase: MNAFTWPVPSDVRLIPLPALNDNYIWALSRNGHALVVDPGQAAPVLDWLERESLQLDAILLTHHHGDHVGGVMDILARHPARVWGPAHERLPTCDVRVGQSDKVELPTLELTLDVLDIPGHTAGHVAYFGQNEVKQPFVFCGDTLFAAGCGRLFEGTPAQMTDSLGKLAKLPSDTLICCAHEYTLSNLRWALQVEPDNPQLHERWEQDNLKRQQNLPTVPSTLKTELATNPFLRCETTAVIKAAEHHAARSLNNPVEVFASLRDWKNNF
- a CDS encoding transglycosylase SLT domain-containing protein, with the translated sequence MNLMRLFALLCAFVLAGCATGPKVSPQKAAKTSTSIAADTSRTIDLTHPPKDAWDRMRRGFSIPNLHTDLVDYWTNYYASHPESIRTMSQRASRYLYHIMDELDARGLPSELALLPFVESAYNPVAYSRSHASGLWQFIPSTGTQYKLEQNWWVDQRRDPVESTRAALDYLSYLYEFQGDWYLALASYNWGEGSVRRAMERNEQADLDVDYLSLKMPDETRNYVPKLQAIKNIVANPERYGITLPPVSNTPYFTAVRKNKDIDVALAAELAEISVDEFKALNAAHNRPTIPADRGTLLLPANKVDIFNANLAAYQGKLSNWKAYQSKRGESYLSIAQRHGITLSQLRSINGLGSKSTKAVAQTLLVPSTTLGEGSLQLASLTNTPAAPVAQTASRARVQTASVNRKNDTVVLRRGANVRTHTVRQGDTLYALAKRYDTSVAELRRLNNIKGNSLSRGTRLRVPGSNIRG
- the fabI gene encoding enoyl-ACP reductase FabI, producing the protein MGFLQGKRILVTGVLSNRSIAYGIAQACRQQGADIALTYVGERFKERVEGFAKELGTDIVLPCDVSEDDQIEQAMASLGERWDGLDGLVHSIGFAPREAIAGNFLDGLSRESFRIAQDISAYSFPALAKAALPLLKGRKSSVLTLTYLGAEKAIPNYNTMGVAKAALEASVRYLAVALGEYGIRANAISAGPIKTLAASGIKDFSTILKFVETHAPLQRNVTIEEVGNVASFLMSELASGITGEITHVDAGFNCIVPGMQE